The nucleotide window TCATTCTGAAGAAGACTTCAATAGAATAATAAAATTAATAGAAGGGTAGTGAATAAAATCTTATCCATAGGGTTATTACTTTTTCTAATAGGAAACGTTTCGGTTTTTGCACAAGCAAAAACCGATGCTGTTTTAAAGACGAAAGACACTTTAAAATCTGTCGACATAGACCCTTTAACACCTGCAAAAGCTGCTTTTTACTCGGCTATATTGCCAGGACTAGGTCAGGCTTACAACAAAAAATACTGGAAAATCCCATTAGTCTATGGCGCAATGGGAACCAGTTTATATTTCTACATCGACAACAAAAAAAAATACAACGAATATCGTGATGCTTACAAAAGCCGTTTGGCTGGAAATCCAGACCCAAATTACAACTATCTTTCGGACTCACAATTAATACAAGCTCAAGAATTTTACCAAAGAAACTACTCATTATCTGGTTTTTTTGTAATTGGATTTTATGTATTAAACATCATCGATGCCAATGTTGACGCAGCCTTAATTCAATTTAATGTTAATCAAAACTTATCGCTAAAACCAGAAATAAGTCCTGATTCTGTAACATTAAAATCAAATTTAGGACTAACCATTAATTATCGCTTTTAGATTCGAATACCATTCGTTTCTTTTTAAAAAATCAAAAATAAAATACTGATGAAAATTGCACTTTTAGGATACGGAAAAATGGGACAGGTAATTGAAAGAATTGCCATTGAAAGAGGCCATGAAATTGTTTTGAAAAAAGATGAATTCAATACTTATGACGGACTTTCCTCTGCTGATGTTGCTATCGATTTTAGTGTACCAACAGCTGCCGTAAGCAATATTTCGAGTTGTTTTCATGCCAATGTTCCTGTAGTTTCCGGAACAACAGGC belongs to Flavobacterium gilvum and includes:
- a CDS encoding DUF5683 domain-containing protein: MNKILSIGLLLFLIGNVSVFAQAKTDAVLKTKDTLKSVDIDPLTPAKAAFYSAILPGLGQAYNKKYWKIPLVYGAMGTSLYFYIDNKKKYNEYRDAYKSRLAGNPDPNYNYLSDSQLIQAQEFYQRNYSLSGFFVIGFYVLNIIDANVDAALIQFNVNQNLSLKPEISPDSVTLKSNLGLTINYRF